The Cloacibacterium caeni region AAACATTTTTAATTACTGATAATAGTAACCAAAATTCAGAAATACAATTTAAAAACGTATCATTTCAATACGAAGGTCCAAAATCTCCGTATGTACTGAAAGATATTAATTTCACAATCCCGATGTCGCGGATTTGTAATCCGTGACTATACTAAAAAATAATAGATGATTGATCATTAAAAAAACAGCCACTTTTTTGTTGCTGTTTTTTTAATATTTTTACTCAAAACTAATAATGTCAACCAAATACAATGCCACTGAAATTTCACAGGCATATTTCATTACTATTACCACAGTAGGTTGGGTAGATGTATTCACAAGATTGCCACAAAAACATTTAATCATAGATGCACTCAAGTATTGTCAAAAAAATAAAGGACTTGTTGTATTTGCATATTGCCTTATGCACAGTCATTTGCATTTATTTTGCAGAGCAGATGGAGATTTAACATTATCAGAAATTATGCGAGATTTCAAAAAATATACTTCTAAAAAAATAATTCAAACCATACAAGACGAACCTGAAAGCAGAAGAGAATGGCTGTTAGAGTATTTTAGCAAAGCTTGCGAACATTTATCACGACCACAGCAATACAAAGTTTGGCAAGATGGCTATCATGCAGAAGAAATTTTCTCTAACCATTGGATAAAGGAAAAAATAAAGTACATACATGAAAATCCTGTAAAAGAAAAGATTGTAACGGAAGCAGAAAATTATTATTTTAGCTCTGCAAGAAATTATGCTGATTTAGATAGTGCTTTAGATGTAGAAGTCGTTTTCATGGGTTGGGATAATCACAAAATATAGTGAGAGTAACAAATTGCAAAACATCTAGTAAAATAATAGTCGTCACGGATTACAAATCCGCATTGAGCATAGATAATTATAAAATAGTAATAGTCACGGATTACAAATCCGCGACATCGAGTTGATTAGATTCTGCTTCAGTAAAAAGCCAGAAACGATTTTAAAAGCTGCTGAAAATTTGAGGAATTTGGTTTGAAAGACATGAGAGATTTTTGAGATTAAGGTTTTTTAAAACGCAAAGGTTTTTATTATTGAATTGCTTTTTAAGTGAGCTAAGTTGGCGAAATTCATTCGCTATGAAACGAGGTGGAAATTGTATATATTCTATCACAAAGTTCACGGAGATGTGGTGAAATGATAGCGTTTTTGAGTGCTCTGAGGAACATCGGAGATGTTCTGGAAAGGTCACGAATTTTCGGTTGGCAGGTGTAGAAAAACTTTTTCCTTGATGAAGAGATTCTTCATTACTCTACGCTTCGTTCAGAATGACATAGTTCTGTTTTTTACTCACGATTAGGAATCTGTTTCAGGAGGAGAATTATTTTTGAAACGCAAAGGTTTTATTCTTTAATTGCTTTTTTAAGCGAACAAAGCGGGAATTCGCTAGCGAATTGATGAAGCGTGTGTTTTAAAATGTTGTTTCCGAACGGATTTATTTGTGTTGTGGCTTCGGCTACGCTCAGCCACCGTGTATGAAAATTATTTTTATGCTCTTTTGTTTTATTTTTTAAACGCAAAGGTTTTTATTCTTTAATTGCTTTTTAAGTGAGCTAAGTTGGCGAAATTCATTCGCTATGAAGCTTTATGGGAATTGTTATTTAAACAGACTTTTTTCTATCACAAAGTTCACGGAGAGCAGGTGAAATGATGGCGTTTTTGAGGGCTCTGAGGAACATCGGAGATTCTTCACTATGCTACGCTTCGTTCAGAATGACATGGTTCTATTTTTACTCACGATTAGGAATCTGAATTATTTTTGAAACGCAAAGATTTTTATCATTGAATTGCTTTTTTAAGCGAGCAAAGCGGGAATTCGCTAGCGAATTGATGAAGCGTGTGTTTTAAAATGTTTTTTTCGAACGTATTTATTTGTGTTGTGGCTTCGACTACGCTCAGCCACCGTGTATGAAAATTATTTTTATGCTCTTTTGTTTTATTTTTTAAACGCAAAAGTTTTATTCTTTCATTACTTTTTTAAGTATGCTAAGTTGGCGAAATTCATTCGCTCTGAAACGAGGTGGAAATTGTATATATTCTATCACAAAGTTCACGGAGATGTGGTGAAATGATAGCGTTTTTGAGTGCTCTGAGGAACATCGGAGATGTTCTGGAAAGGTCACGTATTTTCGGTTGGCAAGTGTAGAAAAACTTTTTCCTTGATGAAGAGATTCTTCACTACTCTACGCTTCGTTCAGAATGACATAGTTCTGTTTTTTACTTACGATTAGGAATCTGAATTATTTTTTAAACGCAAAATTTTTATTATTGAATTACTTTTTTAAGTATGCTAAGTTGGCGAAATTCATTCGCTCTGAAACGAGGTGGAAATTGTATATATTCTATCACAAAGTTCTCGGAGATGTGTTGAAATGATGGCGTTTTTGAGTGCTCTGAGGAACATCGGAACTCAAAGTCTGGAGACTTTGCGCAGCAATGTGTTTTTAAAATTGAGTTATTGATGCTTTGAAAGTATAATATTTATACAAGTTTTTGTAAATTTGAGTGGTGCAACTTGCACTATAAATTTGCAGAATACCACGAACGGAAGTAAACTTCCTTCTCGGGACTTCGCAAATCCGCCGAACCGTTAGCTGTCATGCTATTAAACACAACAAAGACAACATATGAGAATAAAAGAAATACAAATTACAGACTTCAAAAGATTCACAAATTTAAAAATAACAGGACTACCTTGTTCTGCAAAACTTGTTGTTTTAGTTGGTCCGAATGGTAGTGGCAAGACCTCTTTGTTTGAAGCATTTAACCATTGGTATAGACTTGAAGGGTTTAGTACTGTTGGTCAGCAAGATTATTTTGTAAAAAAGGACAGTCAAGGAAAATCAGACAATTGGTACCAAAACAAAGTGAAAATTGACTTTCATGACTCTTTTGTAAAACAGGAATTGAAAGATAAATTTTACTTTAGAACTGCTTACAGAAATGAACCCGACTTTACTGTTAACACTCTAAATAATCAAAGAAATCCGACAGAAAATTCAAAATTTGAAACATTGAACGGAAACGATTTGACAGTTTCGGAAAACTATCAAAGATTAATTTCTCAAACACTTGCAGGGGTTTTTAATACATCCAATAATTCAAAGACAGTTGAGAATTATAGAGAGGAGCTTATAGGGGAAATAAAAACATCTCTGAAAAATGTCTTTGACGATTTAACATTAAGTTCTATTGGCGACCCGTTATCAAATGGCAGCTTCTATTTTGAAAAAGGTAATTCAAAGGATTTTCATTATAAAAATCTATCCGCAGGAGAAAAATCAGCTTTTGATTTGTTATTAGATTTAATTATAAAATCTAAATTTTACTCTAACACAATATTTTGCATTGATGAGCCTGAAGCACATATGCACACCAGACTTCAATCGAAATTATTAGCTGAACTTTATAGGCTAATTCCAGAACATTCTCAGCTTTGGATTTCCACACATTCAATTGGAATGTTAAAAGAAGCTGAAGAACTAGAAACTAAAAATCCTACAACCGTTACATTTTTAGACTTTGATAATCGGGATTTTGATTCAGAAGAGATAATTACGCCAACAAAAATTAATAAATCTATTTGGAACAGATTCTTTGAGTTAGCTCTTTCTGATTTTTCAAAGTTAATTTCCCCAAGACAAATTGTTTTTTGTGAAGGAACACAGCAAGGTAGAAAATGTCAAAATTTTGATGCTCAAATTTATTCGAAAATATTTGAGGAAAAATACCATGACACTACATTTGTTTCTATTGGTTCATGCAATGAAATCGAAGACATCGAAAACCAAAGTGTGAAATTAGTTTCCAATATTCTAAAGGCATCTAAAATCATAAAGTTTGTAGACAGGGACGATAAAAGTAATGCAGAAGTAGCAGAACTTTTAACTAAGGGTATAAAAACACTTGATAAAAGACACATTGAAAATTATCTGTTAGACGATGAAATCATTAAAAAACTTTGCATCGCACAGGGACAAGAAGATAAAATCGATGCTTGTCTAATTGCAAAACAAGACGCCATCAAAGACAGCATTGAGAATAGGCATAATCCTACTGATGATATTAAATCCGCAAGTGGTAAAATTTACACAGAACTGAAAAGAATCTTGAGTTTAAGACAATGTGGGAATAATACAATCTCATTTCTTAGAGACACGATGGCACCCTTAATTACTGACGAAACAGAAATATATAAGGACTTGGAAAGACAAATTTTTGGTACAAAAAGCACAAACAGCTAACATGGGTAACTGTTGCACCACTCCTTTTTTTTTAGAAAATAGTCATTAAAAAAATAAAACATGAAGTCAATGTCACATTCTATAACAAAAACAAAATCCTCAAATTGAAATCAATTTGAGGATTTTTTAAACAAAGTAATAAAGCTATTTATTTGAAAACACTTACATTTCCTTGCTTGTCTGTGAGTCTTCCTGAATATCCATCATCAGACAGTTCCCAAGCATAAAAACCATCTGTAAAAATAGGTTCACCTTTTGGATTGGTTCCTTTTGCCACCAATTTGTGTTCTTCTTCATCATTCTTTTTAAGAGTCATCGCTAAATCTATTCCTTCGGCAAAATACGTTACCACTATGGTTTCTCCTTTATCATTGGTTAAGGTTTTTGCCTCTTGTTTTAAAGAAACTTCTTTAGAATTTTTAT contains the following coding sequences:
- a CDS encoding REP-associated tyrosine transposase; the protein is MSTKYNATEISQAYFITITTVGWVDVFTRLPQKHLIIDALKYCQKNKGLVVFAYCLMHSHLHLFCRADGDLTLSEIMRDFKKYTSKKIIQTIQDEPESRREWLLEYFSKACEHLSRPQQYKVWQDGYHAEEIFSNHWIKEKIKYIHENPVKEKIVTEAENYYFSSARNYADLDSALDVEVVFMGWDNHKI
- a CDS encoding AAA family ATPase → MRIKEIQITDFKRFTNLKITGLPCSAKLVVLVGPNGSGKTSLFEAFNHWYRLEGFSTVGQQDYFVKKDSQGKSDNWYQNKVKIDFHDSFVKQELKDKFYFRTAYRNEPDFTVNTLNNQRNPTENSKFETLNGNDLTVSENYQRLISQTLAGVFNTSNNSKTVENYREELIGEIKTSLKNVFDDLTLSSIGDPLSNGSFYFEKGNSKDFHYKNLSAGEKSAFDLLLDLIIKSKFYSNTIFCIDEPEAHMHTRLQSKLLAELYRLIPEHSQLWISTHSIGMLKEAEELETKNPTTVTFLDFDNRDFDSEEIITPTKINKSIWNRFFELALSDFSKLISPRQIVFCEGTQQGRKCQNFDAQIYSKIFEEKYHDTTFVSIGSCNEIEDIENQSVKLVSNILKASKIIKFVDRDDKSNAEVAELLTKGIKTLDKRHIENYLLDDEIIKKLCIAQGQEDKIDACLIAKQDAIKDSIENRHNPTDDIKSASGKIYTELKRILSLRQCGNNTISFLRDTMAPLITDETEIYKDLERQIFGTKSTNS